In Columba livia isolate bColLiv1 breed racing homer chromosome Z, bColLiv1.pat.W.v2, whole genome shotgun sequence, one DNA window encodes the following:
- the GHR gene encoding growth hormone receptor precursor (The RefSeq protein has 3 substitutions compared to this genomic sequence), with protein MDLRHLLLTLVLVCANDSLSASDDVLRLPQISKCRSPELETFSCYWTDGNFYNLSAPGTIQLLYMKRNDEDWKECPDYITAGENSCYFNTSYTSIWIPYCVKLVNKDEVFDEKCFSVDEIVLPDPPVHLNWTLLNTSQTGIHGDIQVRWDPPPTADVQKGWITLEYELQYKEVNETKWKELEPRLSTMVPLYSLKIGRDYEIRVRSRQRTSEKFGEFSEILYVSFSQADIEFVHCAEEIEFPWFLVVIFGACGLAVTVILILLSKQSRLKMLIFPPVPVPKIKGIDPDLLKKGKLDEVNSILASHDNYKTQLYNDDLWVEFIELDIEDPDEKNRVSDTDRLLSEDHLKSHSCLGAKDDDSGRASCCEPDIPETDFSASDTCDAISDIDQFKKVTEKEEDLLCLGRKDNDESLPSLANTDTQQPRMSTQPENSQPWPPFADSIDAASPSAHNQLSNQNSLTNTDFYAQVSDITPAGSVVLSPGQKSKVARARCEGCTEQNFTLDNAYFCEADVKKCIAVISHEEDEPRVQAQICNEDTYFTTESLTTTGISLGASTAETPSPEVPVPDYTSIHIVHSPQGLVLNATALPVPDKEFNMSCGYVSADQLNKIMP; from the exons ATGTTTTGCGATTGCCACAAATCAGCAAGTGCAGATCACCTGAACTGGAGACGTTTTCATGTTATTGGACTGACGGAAATTTTTATAACCTCAGTGCTCCAGGAACAATACAACTATTGTACATGAAAAG GAATGATGAAGACTGGAAAGAATGTCCTGATTATATCACTGCAGGAGAAAACAGCTGTTATTTCAACACGTCCTACACCTCTATTTGGATACCATATTGTGTTAAGCTTGTCAATAAAGATGAAGTATTTGATGAAAAATGTTTCAGCGTTGATGAAATAG TACTACCTGACCCCCCTGTCCATCTTAACTGGACTCTGCTAAATACTAGTCAAACTGGGATCCATGGGGATATTCAAGTAAGATGGGATCCGCCACCAACAGCAGATGTTCAGAAGGGATGGATTACTCTGGAGTATGAATTGCAGTACAAAGAAGTTAATGAGACAAAATGGAAGGAG TTAGAACCCAGGCTCTCAACAATGGTTCCACTGTACTCTCTGAAGATAGGAAGAGATTATGAGATACGAGTCCGATCAAGACAACGTACCTCTGAAAAATTTGGGGAGTTCAGTGAAATCCTTTATGTATCTTTTTCTCAAGCGGGCATTGAATTTGTTCATTGTGCTGAAG aAATTGAGTTTCCATGGTTCTTAGTTGTTATCTTCGGAGCATGTGGTCTGGCCGTAACAGTGATCTTAATCCTGCTGTCTAAACAATCGAG gttaaaaatgctgatttttcctCCTGTGCCAGTTCCAAAGATTAAAGGGATTGACCCAGATCTTTTGAAG AAAGGAAAGCTAGATGAAGTTAACTCCATCTTAGCCAGTCATGACAATTACAAGACACAGCTGTACAATGACGACTTATGGGTTGAGTTTATTGAATTGGACATAGAAGACCCCGATGAAAAGAACAGAGTCTCAGATACTGACAGGCTCCTGAGTGAAGACCATCTGAAATCACACAGTTGCTTGGGAGCGAAGGATGATGATTCTGGACGTGCCAGTTGCTGTGAACCAGATATTCCAGAGACAGACTTCAGTGCAAGCGACACATGCGATGCCATCTCTGATATTGATCAGTTCAAAAAGGTaactgaaaaagaagaggaTCTCTTGTGCCTTGGTAGAAAAGATAATGATGAGTCACTTCCAAGCCTTGCCAACACAGACACCCAACAGCCGCGTATGAGTACTCGACCCGAAAATAGCCAGCCATGGCCACCTTTTGCAGACAGCATTGACGCAGCTAGTCCATCGGCCCATAACCAGCTGAGTAACCAGAATTCATTGACAAATACTGACTTTTACGCGCAAGTGAGTGATATTACCCCAGCAGGCAGTGTTGTGCTTTCACCAGGGCAGAAATCCAAGGTGGCGAGAGCACGGTGTGAAGGCTGCACAGAACAAAACTTCACCCTGGACAATGCCTACTTCTGTGAGGCAGATGTGAAAAAATGTATTGCTGTGATTTCCCACGAAGAGGATGAGCCACGTGTTCAGGCGCAAATCTGTAACGAGGACACTTACTTCACCACAGAAAGCCTTACCACTACTGGCATCAGTCTTGGAGCTTCAACAGCAGAAACCCCAAGTCCAGAGGTGCCTGTCCCAGACTACACGTCTATTCATATCGTCCACTCTCCACAAGGCCTTGTGCTCAACGCAACCGCACTGCCTGTGCCTGACAAGGAATTCAACATGTCTTGTGGCTACGTGAGCACAGACCAGCTGAACAAAATCATGCCATAG
- the GHR gene encoding growth hormone receptor isoform X1, whose product MDLRHLLLTLVLVCANDSLSASDDVLRLPQISKCRSPELETFSCYWTDGNFYNLSAPGTIQLLYMKRNDEDWKECPDYITAGENSCYFNTSYTSIWIPYCVKLVNKDEVFDEKCFSVDEIVLPDPPVHLNWTLLNTSQTGIHGDIQVRWDPPPTADVQKGWITLEYELQYKEVNETKWKELEPRLSTMVPLYSLKIGRDYEIRVRSRQRTSEKFGEFSEILYVSFSQAGIEFVHCAEEIEFPWFLVVIFGACGLAVTVILILLSKQSRLKMLIFPPVPVPKIKGIDPDLLKKGKLDEVNSILASHDNYKTQLYNDDLWVEFIELDIEDPDEKNRVSDTDRLLSEDHLKSHSCLGAKDDDSGRASCCEPDIPETDFSASDTCDAISDIDQFKKVTEKEEDLLCLGRKDNDESLPSLANTDTQQPRMSTRPENSQPWPPFADSIDAASPSAHNQLSNQNSLTNTDFYAQVSDITPAGSVVLSPGQKSKVARARCEGCTEQNFTLDNAYFCEADVKKCIAVISHEEDEPRVQAQICNEDTYFTTESLTTTGISLGASTAETPSPEVPVPDYTSIHIVHSPQGLVLNATALPVPDKEFNMSCGYVSTDQLNKIMP is encoded by the exons ATGTTTTGCGATTGCCACAAATCAGCAAGTGCAGATCACCTGAACTGGAGACGTTTTCATGTTATTGGACTGACGGAAATTTTTATAACCTCAGTGCTCCAGGAACAATACAACTATTGTACATGAAAAG GAATGATGAAGACTGGAAAGAATGTCCTGATTATATCACTGCAGGAGAAAACAGCTGTTATTTCAACACGTCCTACACCTCTATTTGGATACCATATTGTGTTAAGCTTGTCAATAAAGATGAAGTATTTGATGAAAAATGTTTCAGCGTTGATGAAATAG TACTACCTGACCCCCCTGTCCATCTTAACTGGACTCTGCTAAATACTAGTCAAACTGGGATCCATGGGGATATTCAAGTAAGATGGGATCCGCCACCAACAGCAGATGTTCAGAAGGGATGGATTACTCTGGAGTATGAATTGCAGTACAAAGAAGTTAATGAGACAAAATGGAAGGAG TTAGAACCCAGGCTCTCAACAATGGTTCCACTGTACTCTCTGAAGATAGGAAGAGATTATGAGATACGAGTCCGATCAAGACAACGTACCTCTGAAAAATTTGGGGAGTTCAGTGAAATCCTTTATGTATCTTTTTCTCAAGCGGGCATTGAATTTGTTCATTGTGCTGAAG aAATTGAGTTTCCATGGTTCTTAGTTGTTATCTTCGGAGCATGTGGTCTGGCCGTAACAGTGATCTTAATCCTGCTGTCTAAACAATCGAG gttaaaaatgctgatttttcctCCTGTGCCAGTTCCAAAGATTAAAGGGATTGACCCAGATCTTTTGAAG AAAGGAAAGCTAGATGAAGTTAACTCCATCTTAGCCAGTCATGACAATTACAAGACACAGCTGTACAATGACGACTTATGGGTTGAGTTTATTGAATTGGACATAGAAGACCCCGATGAAAAGAACAGAGTCTCAGATACTGACAGGCTCCTGAGTGAAGACCATCTGAAATCACACAGTTGCTTGGGAGCGAAGGATGATGATTCTGGACGTGCCAGTTGCTGTGAACCAGATATTCCAGAGACAGACTTCAGTGCAAGCGACACATGCGATGCCATCTCTGATATTGATCAGTTCAAAAAGGTaactgaaaaagaagaggaTCTCTTGTGCCTTGGTAGAAAAGATAATGATGAGTCACTTCCAAGCCTTGCCAACACAGACACCCAACAGCCGCGTATGAGTACTCGACCCGAAAATAGCCAGCCATGGCCACCTTTTGCAGACAGCATTGACGCAGCTAGTCCATCGGCCCATAACCAGCTGAGTAACCAGAATTCATTGACAAATACTGACTTTTACGCGCAAGTGAGTGATATTACCCCAGCAGGCAGTGTTGTGCTTTCACCAGGGCAGAAATCCAAGGTGGCGAGAGCACGGTGTGAAGGCTGCACAGAACAAAACTTCACCCTGGACAATGCCTACTTCTGTGAGGCAGATGTGAAAAAATGTATTGCTGTGATTTCCCACGAAGAGGATGAGCCACGTGTTCAGGCGCAAATCTGTAACGAGGACACTTACTTCACCACAGAAAGCCTTACCACTACTGGCATCAGTCTTGGAGCTTCAACAGCAGAAACCCCAAGTCCAGAGGTGCCTGTCCCAGACTACACGTCTATTCATATCGTCCACTCTCCACAAGGCCTTGTGCTCAACGCAACCGCACTGCCTGTGCCTGACAAGGAATTCAACATGTCTTGTGGCTACGTGAGCACAGACCAGCTGAACAAAATCATGCCATAG